One Helianthus annuus cultivar XRQ/B chromosome 12, HanXRQr2.0-SUNRISE, whole genome shotgun sequence genomic region harbors:
- the LOC110893366 gene encoding uncharacterized mitochondrial protein AtMg00810-like has product MDDIIFGSTNDALCKDFERVMKLKFEMSSMGEMKFFLGLQVDQMPEGIFINQTKYVNDVLEKFSMTGTSLMSTPLALTHSIHLDPTGEKFDETLHWSMIGLFMYLTTSRPDIMYPTCLAARYQSSPRASHMMMARRILRYLKGCLTE; this is encoded by the coding sequence ATGGATGATATAATATTTGGTTCTACGAATGACGCGCTTTGCAAAGACTTCGAACGGGTTATGAAACTCAAGTTCGAGATGAGCTCAATGGGCGAGATGAAGTTCTTCTTAGGTCTTCAAGTCGATCAGATGCCTGAGGGGATATTCATTAACCAAACGAAATACGTAAACGATGTGTTGGAGAAATTTAGCATGACGGGCACGTCACTGATGTCAACACCATTGGCGCTCACTCACTCCATTCATCTAGATCCCACGGGGGAGAAATTCGACGAGACTTTGCATTGGTCAATGATAGGGTTATTCATGTACCTCACGACGTCTAGACCAGATATTATGTACCCAACTTGCCTCGCGGCACGCTACCAGTCAAGCCCGAGAGCGTCTCACATGATGATGGCCAGACGCATCTTGCGATATCTCAAAGGATGCTTAACTGAATGA